One genomic segment of Rivularia sp. PCC 7116 includes these proteins:
- a CDS encoding Uma2 family endonuclease, with amino-acid sequence MIVTPKRFTIDEYHQLISLGFLTEGDRIELIRGELIQMAAKGTFHSVCSSILCRQLDRLLGDKAVIRGQDPITLLDNSEPEPDVVIARGKDEDYLAHHPYVEDILLVIEISDTTLDYDQTTKLELYVEAGITNYWIVNLQARQLECYSQPYQDAQGEFNYLNKQILLANNSVSIPGFEDASLQLNRIFSQE; translated from the coding sequence ATGATTGTCACACCAAAACGATTTACAATTGACGAATACCACCAACTGATCTCCCTCGGTTTTTTAACGGAGGGAGATAGAATTGAGTTAATTCGGGGGGAACTGATTCAAATGGCTGCAAAAGGAACGTTTCACAGTGTATGTAGCTCGATTCTTTGCCGTCAATTGGATAGACTTTTAGGAGATAAAGCAGTTATTCGCGGACAAGATCCAATTACGCTTTTAGATAATAGCGAACCCGAACCAGATGTAGTTATTGCCAGGGGAAAAGATGAAGATTATCTTGCTCATCATCCCTATGTTGAAGATATTTTATTAGTTATTGAAATTTCCGATACTACTTTAGATTATGACCAAACAACGAAGCTAGAATTATACGTAGAAGCCGGAATTACTAATTATTGGATTGTTAATTTACAAGCTCGTCAACTTGAATGTTACAGTCAGCCTTATCAAGATGCTCAAGGTGAATTTAATTATTTGAATAAGCAAATTCTTCTCGCAAATAATTCAGTAAGTATTCCTGGATTTGAAGATGCTTCGTTGCAATTAAATCGGATCTTTTCTCAAGAGTAA
- a CDS encoding AGE family epimerase/isomerase, with the protein MEYDFQQLAQLYKNTLLNDVLPFWEKHSVDWEKGGYFTCLDRTGKVFDTDKFIWLQNRQVWLFSMLYNQLEKREDWLKIAANGANFLAENGRDDGGNWYFSLTREGKPLIQPYNIFSDCFAAMAFSQYALASGEESAKEIALQAYNNVLRRQENPKGKYNKAFPGTRTMKSLAVPMILANLSLEMAWLLEDDTLEQVLDKTVEEVMGDFLDKQRRLMFENVAPDASHIDCFEGRLINPGHGIEAMWFMMDIAQRRGNKELIDRAVNVTLNILDYSWDKKHGGLYYFMDIDGNPPQQLEWDQKLWWVHLESLVALAMGYRLTGRKECWEWYKKMHEYAWAHFSDAENGEWFGYLNRRGEVLLNLKGGKWKGCFHVPRAMYMCGLQFEELG; encoded by the coding sequence ATGGAGTACGATTTTCAACAACTAGCTCAACTTTATAAAAACACCCTTCTCAATGATGTATTACCGTTTTGGGAAAAGCATTCGGTAGATTGGGAAAAAGGTGGTTATTTCACCTGCTTGGATCGAACTGGAAAAGTCTTTGATACCGACAAATTTATTTGGCTACAAAACCGGCAGGTGTGGCTGTTTTCCATGCTATACAACCAGTTAGAGAAGCGAGAAGATTGGTTAAAAATTGCTGCAAATGGTGCGAATTTCCTCGCCGAAAATGGACGAGATGATGGCGGTAACTGGTATTTTTCCCTGACTCGCGAAGGTAAACCATTAATCCAACCTTATAATATATTTTCCGATTGTTTCGCGGCGATGGCGTTTAGTCAATACGCTCTCGCTTCTGGTGAAGAATCTGCCAAAGAAATTGCATTGCAAGCTTATAATAACGTTTTACGTCGTCAAGAAAATCCCAAAGGTAAATATAATAAAGCTTTTCCCGGTACTCGTACAATGAAATCTTTAGCAGTACCGATGATTTTGGCTAACTTATCGTTAGAAATGGCTTGGTTGTTAGAAGACGATACATTAGAACAAGTTTTAGATAAAACGGTAGAGGAAGTAATGGGTGATTTCCTCGATAAACAGCGGAGATTAATGTTTGAAAATGTTGCTCCCGATGCATCTCATATTGATTGTTTTGAAGGAAGGTTAATTAATCCCGGACACGGTATAGAAGCGATGTGGTTTATGATGGATATCGCTCAACGTCGCGGAAATAAAGAATTAATTGATCGAGCGGTTAATGTAACTTTAAATATCCTTGATTATTCATGGGATAAAAAACACGGTGGTTTGTATTACTTCATGGATATTGATGGAAATCCACCGCAACAACTCGAATGGGATCAAAAATTGTGGTGGGTGCATTTGGAATCTTTGGTAGCTTTAGCAATGGGTTATCGTTTGACGGGAAGAAAGGAATGCTGGGAATGGTATAAGAAAATGCATGAATATGCTTGGGCACATTTTTCTGATGCAGAGAATGGGGAATGGTTTGGTTATTTAAATCGTCGTGGTGAGGTGTTGTTGAATTTGAAAGGTGGTAAGTGGAAGGGTTGTTTTCATGTTCCTAGAGCGATGTATATGTGTGGGTTGCAGTTTGAAGAGTTGGGGTAA